From the genome of Proteus vulgaris, one region includes:
- the purF gene encoding amidophosphoribosyltransferase, translating into MCGIVGIAGANPVNQSIYDALTVLQHRGQDAAGIATIDGNNGFRLRKANGLVKDVFETRHMLRLKGTIGIGHVRYPTAGSSSASEAQPFYVNSPFGITLAHNGNLTNAHLLRRQLFETARRHINTTSDSEILLNVLAYELDRFDHFPLEPDNIFAAVAAMHKKLRGAYACVALIIGHGLLAFRDPFGIRPLVLGKRTLEDGRHEYMVASESVALDTLGFEFLRDVAPGEAVYITEQGQLFTRQCAENPQLMPCLFEYVYFARPDSFIDKISVYNARLRMGQKLGAKIAKEWEDLQIDVVIPIPETSCDIALEIAHILNKPYRQGFVKNRYVGRTFIMPGQQERRKSVRRKLNANRAEFRDKNVLLIDDSIVRGTTSEQIVELAREAGAKKVYFASAAPEVRFPNVYGIDMPNANELIAHGREVDEIRKLIGADGLIFQDLSDLIAAVQEENPDISQFECSVFDGVYITKDIDQDYLDYLENLRRDDEHKIRDQNEIENLEIYNEG; encoded by the coding sequence ATGTGCGGTATTGTCGGTATCGCTGGAGCGAATCCAGTAAACCAATCAATTTATGATGCGTTAACGGTGTTACAACACCGAGGTCAAGATGCAGCTGGCATTGCAACGATAGACGGTAACAACGGTTTCCGTCTTCGCAAAGCTAACGGACTGGTTAAAGATGTGTTTGAAACCCGTCATATGTTGCGTTTAAAAGGTACTATCGGGATAGGGCATGTCCGTTATCCAACAGCGGGTAGTTCTAGTGCATCAGAAGCGCAGCCTTTTTATGTGAATTCACCTTTTGGTATTACGTTGGCGCATAATGGTAATTTAACCAATGCGCATTTATTACGTCGACAATTATTTGAAACAGCGCGTCGCCATATCAATACCACCTCTGATTCTGAAATCTTACTTAATGTATTGGCATATGAATTAGACCGTTTTGACCATTTCCCTCTAGAGCCTGATAATATTTTTGCTGCAGTCGCAGCAATGCATAAAAAATTACGTGGTGCTTATGCTTGCGTTGCGTTGATCATCGGCCATGGTTTATTAGCTTTCCGTGATCCCTTTGGTATTCGTCCTTTAGTTCTCGGTAAACGTACATTAGAAGATGGTCGCCATGAATATATGGTCGCATCTGAAAGTGTTGCATTAGATACTTTAGGCTTTGAGTTCTTGCGTGATGTTGCCCCCGGTGAAGCAGTTTATATCACTGAACAAGGACAACTCTTTACCCGCCAATGTGCTGAAAATCCACAATTAATGCCTTGTCTATTTGAGTATGTTTATTTTGCTCGCCCAGATTCCTTTATTGATAAAATTTCTGTTTACAATGCACGTTTGCGTATGGGGCAAAAATTAGGCGCTAAAATTGCGAAAGAGTGGGAAGATTTGCAGATTGATGTGGTCATTCCTATTCCAGAGACCTCGTGTGATATCGCATTAGAAATCGCTCATATTCTTAATAAACCGTATCGCCAAGGCTTTGTAAAAAATCGCTATGTGGGGCGTACTTTTATTATGCCCGGTCAACAAGAACGTCGTAAGTCAGTAAGACGTAAATTGAATGCAAATCGTGCAGAGTTTCGTGATAAAAATGTTCTGTTGATTGATGATTCTATTGTTCGTGGCACAACGTCAGAGCAAATCGTCGAGTTAGCAAGAGAAGCAGGAGCGAAGAAAGTCTATTTTGCTTCAGCTGCGCCAGAAGTTCGCTTCCCTAATGTGTATGGTATTGATATGCCAAACGCTAATGAGCTTATTGCTCATGGACGTGAAGTGGATGAAATTCGTAAATTAATTGGTGCTGATGGGCTTATCTTCCAAGATCTCTCTGATTTAATTGCCGCTGTACAAGAAGAAAATCCTGATATTAGTCAGTTTGAATGTTCTGTATTTGATGGTGTTTATATAACGAAAGATATCGACCAAGATTATCTAGATTATTTAGAAAATCTTCGTCGTGATGATGAACACAAAATTCGTGATCAAAATGAAATAGAAAACTTGGAAATCTATAACGAAGGTTAG